Proteins encoded by one window of Panicum virgatum strain AP13 chromosome 7N, P.virgatum_v5, whole genome shotgun sequence:
- the LOC120683576 gene encoding G-type lectin S-receptor-like serine/threonine-protein kinase At2g19130 — MRPLLAVVLCWILLSQQHTPSYSITTDTLSRGRPFTGDERLVSGNGKFALGFFQTGTSNLKWYLGIWFNKVPKLTPVWTANRDHPIPGPASPELIISSDGNLVVLAQGAIIWSTKANITANDTTVAVLLNSGNLVLRSSSNSSRTFWESFDYPTDAMLPGAKVGRNKVTGLNRRLVSRKNSIDQGSGAYSLEMGLDGIGRISWNWSVVYWSSGEWNGKFFSSEPEMSAGSSASNFSFVNNTQEVYFNYNLVDENIILVTVLDVNGQRKLRVWTGEDWISIINQPRYQCDVYAVCGPFTVCTSNADPFCNCMEGFSVRSPADWDIEDRTGGCIRNTPLNCGGGGSGNKTGMTDKFYSMPGIRLPQNGTVIPSASSANQCAQVCLSNCSCTAYSYGNDGCSIWHDELLNVATDGNGEMLYLRLAAKELQNRRRNKSGMIIAVAGGASIATFAVFVFLVVIWRRRNKKWSIHKMDNDQGGVGIIAFRYVDLQYATKKFSEKLGTGGFGSVFKGWLSDSVAIAVKRLDGLQQGEKQFRAEVNSIGIIQHINIVRLIGFCCEGDRRLLVYEHMPNGSLDSHLFQSHGAILDWNVRYQIALGVARGLGYLHHGCRDCIIHCDIKPQNILLDTSFVPKIADFGMAKFLGRDFSRVVTTMRGTFGYLAPEWISGTAITPKVDVYSYGMVLLEIISGKRNSPKHSCSEGSVDYYPVQIAQKLLHGDVLSLVDANLHGDVNMEEVERVCKVACWCIQDSEFDRPTMAEVVQFLEGICEPEMPPVPRLLHAIAGGSDSMASSSDCDM, encoded by the coding sequence ATGCGTCCACTCCTCGCCGTCGTCCTTTGCTGGATCCTTTTGTCCCAGCAGCACACCCCCTCATACTCCATAACCACCGACACACTCTCACGCGGCCGTCCATTCACCGGCGACGAGAGGCTTGTCTCCGGCAATGGCAAGTTCGCCCTTGGCTTCTTCCAAACGGGCACCAGCAATCTCAAGTGGTACCTCGGCATATGGTTCAACAAGGTTCCCAAGCTAACCCCTGTTTGGACAGCCAACAGGGATCATCCGATCCCGGGTCCGGCTTCTCCAGAGCTCATAATTTCCAGTGATGGCAACCTGGTTGTCTTAGCTCAAGGTGCCATCATCTGGTCTACCAAGGCAAACATTACAGCCAATGACACGACTGTCGCTGTACTCTTGAACAGTGGCAACCTTGTTCTACGGAGCTCCTCCAACTCCTCACGCACATTCTGGGAAAGCTTTGACTACCCGACAGACGCCATGCTACCCGGTGCAAAGGTTGGCCGGAACAAGGTCACTGGCTTGAACCGTCGCCTTGTTTCAAGAAAGAACTCCATTGATCAAGGATCAGGTGCATACTCCTTGGAGATGGGCCTCGATGGGATCGGCAGGATATCATGGAACTGGTCTGTAGTATATTGGTCAAGTGGGGAGTGGAATGGTAAATTCTTCAGCTCGGAACCGGAGATGTCTGCAGGTTCCTCTGCTTCTAATTTCTCGTTTGTCAACAATACCCAAGAGGTTTACTTCAACTACAACTTAGTGGATGAGAACATTATCTTGGTCACTGTGCTGGATGTCAATGGTCAAAGGAAGCTGCGAGTGTGGACCGGGGAAGATTGGATCAGTATCATCAACCAACCAAGATATCAATGTGATGTGTATGCTGTATGTGGCCCTTTCACGGTCTGCACTTCTAATGCAGATCCTTTCTGCAACTGCATGGAGGGGTTCTCTGTAAGATCACCTGCAGACTGGGACATAGAGGACAGAACAGGCGGATGCATCAGAAACACACCACTGAattgtggtggcggcggcagtggaAACAAGACAGGTATGACAGACAAATTCTACTCTATGCCGGGCATTAGGTTGCCTCAGAATGGCACAGTCATACCAAGTGCATCAAGTGCAAATCAATGTGCACAAGTTTGTTTGAGTAATTGCTCATGCACCGCATATTCTTACGGCAATGACGGCTGCTCTATTTGGCATGATGAGTTACTTAATGTAGCTACTGATGGCAATGGTGAAATGCTTTACCTTCGCCTTGCCGCCAAAGAGCTGCAGAATAGGAGAAGGAATAAGAGTGGAATGATCATTGCTGTGGCCGGAGGTGCAAGCATTGCCACTTTCGCCGTCTTCGTCTTTCTAGTAGTGATTTGGAGGAGGAGAAATAAGAAGTGGTCTATTCACAAAATGGACAATGATCAGGGTGGTGTTGGCATCATTGCATTCAGATATGTTGACTTGCAATATGCAACAAAAAAATTCTCAGAGAAGCTAGGCACAGGTGGTTTTGGTTCTGTATTTAAGGGATGGCTTAGTGACTCGGTTGCCATTGCAGTGAAAAGGCTTGATGGTCTCCAACAAGGTGAGAAGCAATTCCGGGCAGAAGTGAATTCAATTGGAATCATCCAGCATATAAATATTGTAAGATTGATTGGATTTTGCTGTGAAGGTGATAGGAGGTTACTTGTGTATGAACACATGCCAAATGGCTCCCTGGATTCTCATCTATTTCAAAGTCATGGTGCAATTTTGGATTGGAACGTTAGATATCAAATAGCTCTTGGAGTTGCTAGAGGGCTTGGATACTTGCATCATGGTTGTCGAGACTGCATCATACACTGTGATATCAAACCACAAAACATACTTCTCGACACATCTTTTGTCCCAAAAATTGCAGATTTTGGTATGGCAAAATTTCTAGGGAGGGATTTCAGCCGTGTTGTGACTACCATGCGAGGAACTTTCGGATATCTTGCTCCGGAATGGATCAGCGGAACAGCTATTACTCCCAAAGTCGATGTTTACAGCTACGGGATGGTCTTGCTAGAGATCATATCAGGAAAGAGGAACTCTCCTAAACATTCATGCAGTGAGGGCAGTGTAGACTATTATCCTGTTCAAATTGCACAGAAGCTTCTCCATGGAGACGTTTTGAGCCTTGTGGATGCAAACTTGCATGGTGATGTGAACATGGAGGAAGTTGAGAGGGTTTGCAAAGTCGCATGTTGGTGTATCCAAGATAGTGAGTTTGATCGACCCACAATGGCTGAGGTGGTGCAGTTTCTCGAGGGAATATGTGAACCAGAAATGCCTCCAGTGCCAAGGTTACTCCATGCAATTGCAGGGGGCTCAGATTCAATGGCATCCTCCTCAGACTGTGATATGTAG
- the LOC120683577 gene encoding uncharacterized protein LOC120683577 isoform X1, whose translation MDKATGYGRLQDQKSRKGSRQDNSNKGTYQKLSLGASIVEPLNKDFWVTLGSISSDLASKQKVTSNWQHKHLIVLEALIPHLPCHGLEISLQLPVDLWLGVPVGAI comes from the exons ATGGACAAAGCCACTGGCTATG GAAGGTTACAAGATCAAAAGAGCAGGAAAGGATCAAGACAAGACAATAGTAACAAAG GGACCTACCAAAAATTATCATTGGGTGCCTCGATAGTGGAACCACTTAATAAAGATTTCTGGGTTACATTAGGTTCAATATCAAGTGATCTAGCTTCGAAGCAGAAG GTGACAAGCAATTGGCAACACAAGCATTTGATCGTGCTCGAAGCATTGATCCCTCATTTGCCTTGCCATGGGCTGGAAATATCTCTACAGTTGCCAGTGGACCT ATGGCTGGGAGTCCCGGTGGGTGCAATCTGA
- the LOC120683577 gene encoding uncharacterized protein LOC120683577 isoform X2 yields MDKATGYGRLQDQKSRKGSRQDNSNKGTYQKLSLGASIVEPLNKDFWVTLGSISSDLASKQKVTSNWQHKHLIVLEALIPHLPCHGLEISLQLPVDL; encoded by the exons ATGGACAAAGCCACTGGCTATG GAAGGTTACAAGATCAAAAGAGCAGGAAAGGATCAAGACAAGACAATAGTAACAAAG GGACCTACCAAAAATTATCATTGGGTGCCTCGATAGTGGAACCACTTAATAAAGATTTCTGGGTTACATTAGGTTCAATATCAAGTGATCTAGCTTCGAAGCAGAAG GTGACAAGCAATTGGCAACACAAGCATTTGATCGTGCTCGAAGCATTGATCCCTCATTTGCCTTGCCATGGGCTGGAAATATCTCTACAGTTGCCAGTGGACCTGTGA